From a region of the Bradyrhizobium diazoefficiens genome:
- the atpD gene encoding F0F1 ATP synthase subunit beta codes for MATAANPVGRVTQVMGAVVDVQFEGHLPAILNSLETKNGNIRLVLEVAQHLGESTVRTIAMDVTEGLVRGQEVTDTGQPIAVPVGAGTLGRIMNVIGEPIDEAGPIQSEGKRAIHQEAPTYTDQSTEAEILVTGIKVVDLLAPYAKGGKIGLFGGAGVGKTVLIQELINNVAKAHGGYSVFAGVGERTREGNDLYHEFIESKVNADPKNPDPSVKSKCALVFGQMNEPPGARARVGLTGLTVAEHFRDQGQDVLFFVDNIFRFTQAGSEVSALLGRIPSAVGYQPTLATDMGALQERITTTQKGSITSVQAIYVPADDLTDPAPATSFAHLDATTVLNRAISEKGIYPAVDPLDSTSRMLSPLVVGQEHYDTARQVQQVLQRYKSLQDIIAILGMDELSEEDKLTVARARKIERFLSQPFHVAEIFTGSPGKFVDLADTIKGFKGLVEGKYDHLPEAAFYMVGTIEEAVEKGKKLAAEAA; via the coding sequence ATGGCTACAGCAGCTAACCCGGTCGGTCGCGTCACCCAGGTCATGGGCGCCGTCGTCGACGTTCAGTTCGAGGGCCACCTTCCGGCCATTCTCAATTCGCTGGAAACCAAGAACGGCAATATCCGTCTGGTGCTCGAAGTTGCGCAGCATCTCGGTGAGTCCACCGTGCGCACGATCGCGATGGACGTGACCGAAGGTCTGGTGCGCGGCCAGGAAGTGACCGACACCGGCCAGCCGATCGCGGTTCCGGTGGGCGCAGGCACGCTCGGGCGCATCATGAACGTGATCGGCGAGCCGATCGACGAAGCCGGCCCGATCCAGTCGGAAGGCAAGCGCGCCATCCACCAGGAAGCGCCGACCTACACCGATCAGTCGACCGAAGCTGAAATTCTCGTCACCGGCATCAAGGTCGTCGACCTCCTTGCTCCGTATGCGAAGGGCGGCAAGATCGGCCTGTTCGGCGGCGCCGGCGTCGGCAAGACCGTGCTGATCCAGGAGCTGATCAACAACGTCGCCAAGGCGCACGGCGGTTACTCCGTGTTCGCCGGCGTCGGCGAGCGGACCCGCGAAGGCAACGATCTCTATCACGAGTTCATCGAGTCCAAGGTCAACGCCGATCCGAAGAACCCGGACCCGAGCGTGAAGTCGAAGTGCGCGCTGGTGTTCGGTCAGATGAACGAGCCGCCGGGCGCCCGCGCCCGCGTCGGCCTCACCGGTCTGACCGTCGCCGAGCACTTCCGCGACCAGGGCCAGGACGTGCTGTTCTTCGTCGACAACATCTTCCGCTTCACCCAGGCCGGCTCGGAAGTGTCGGCGCTGCTCGGCCGTATTCCTTCGGCGGTGGGTTATCAGCCGACGCTCGCCACCGACATGGGCGCGCTGCAGGAGCGCATCACCACCACGCAGAAGGGCTCGATCACCTCGGTGCAGGCCATCTACGTGCCGGCCGACGACTTGACCGACCCGGCGCCTGCGACCTCGTTCGCGCATTTGGATGCCACCACGGTGCTGAATCGTGCGATCTCGGAAAAGGGCATCTACCCCGCGGTGGATCCGCTCGACTCGACCTCGCGCATGCTCTCGCCGCTCGTCGTCGGTCAGGAGCACTACGACACCGCGCGCCAGGTCCAGCAGGTGCTCCAGCGCTACAAGTCGCTGCAGGACATCATCGCCATTCTCGGCATGGACGAGCTTTCGGAAGAGGACAAGCTGACGGTCGCCCGCGCCCGCAAGATCGAGCGCTTCCTGTCGCAGCCGTTCCACGTCGCCGAAATCTTCACGGGATCGCCGGGCAAGTTCGTCGACCTTGCCGACACCATCAAGGGCTTCAAGGGCCTGGTGGAAGGCAAGTACGACCACCTGCCGGAAGCCGCCTTCTACATGGTCGGCACCATCGAAGAGGCGGTCGAGAAGGGCAAGAAGCTGGCGGCGGAAGCCGCTTAA
- the atpA gene encoding F0F1 ATP synthase subunit alpha, producing MDIRAAEISAILKDQIKNFGQEAEVSEVGQVLSVGDGIARVYGLDNVQAGEMVEFENGTRGMALNLETDNVGVVIFGADREIKEGQTVKRTRAIVDAPVGKGLLGRVVDALGNPIDGKGPIQADKRMRVDVKAPGIIPRKSVSEPMATGLKAIDALIPIGRGQRELIIGDRQTGKTAIALDTILNQKPLNAQPDENIKLYCVYVAVGQKRSTVAQFVKVLEEQGALEYSIVVAATASDPAPMQYIAPFTGCTMGEYFRDNGMHAVIIYDDLSKQAVAYRQMSLLLRRPPGREAYPGDVFYLHSRLLERAAKLNKDQGSGSLTALPVIETQANDVSAYIPTNVISITDGQIFLETDLFFQGIRPAVNVGLSVSRVGSSAQTKATKKVAGKIKGELAQYREMAAFAQFGSDLDASTQRLLNRGSRLTELLKQPQFSPLKMEEQVCVIWAGTNGYLDPLPVNKVRAFEDGLLSLLRGKHVEILNVIRDSRDLSDDTAAKLKSVVEGYAKSFV from the coding sequence ATGGACATCCGCGCCGCGGAAATTTCCGCGATCCTCAAGGACCAGATCAAGAATTTCGGCCAGGAAGCTGAAGTCTCCGAAGTCGGACAGGTGCTGTCCGTCGGCGACGGTATCGCCCGCGTCTATGGTCTGGACAACGTCCAGGCCGGCGAAATGGTCGAGTTCGAGAACGGCACCCGCGGCATGGCGCTGAACCTCGAGACCGACAACGTCGGCGTCGTTATTTTCGGTGCCGACCGCGAGATCAAGGAAGGCCAGACCGTCAAGCGCACCCGCGCCATCGTGGACGCCCCTGTGGGCAAGGGTCTGCTCGGCCGCGTCGTCGACGCGCTCGGCAACCCGATCGACGGCAAGGGCCCGATCCAGGCCGACAAGCGCATGCGCGTCGACGTCAAGGCGCCCGGCATCATTCCGCGCAAATCGGTGAGCGAGCCGATGGCGACCGGCCTCAAGGCGATCGACGCCCTGATCCCGATCGGTCGCGGCCAGCGCGAGCTGATCATCGGCGACCGTCAGACCGGCAAGACCGCGATCGCGCTCGACACCATCCTGAACCAAAAGCCGCTCAACGCGCAGCCCGACGAGAACATCAAGCTGTATTGCGTGTACGTCGCGGTCGGCCAGAAGCGTTCGACCGTCGCCCAGTTCGTGAAGGTTCTGGAAGAGCAGGGCGCACTCGAATACTCGATCGTCGTCGCCGCCACCGCGTCGGATCCGGCGCCGATGCAGTACATCGCGCCGTTCACCGGCTGCACCATGGGCGAGTACTTCCGCGACAACGGCATGCACGCCGTCATCATCTATGACGATCTGTCCAAGCAGGCCGTCGCCTACCGCCAGATGTCGCTGCTGCTGCGCCGTCCGCCGGGCCGCGAAGCCTATCCCGGCGACGTGTTCTATCTGCACTCCCGCCTGCTCGAGCGCGCGGCGAAGCTGAACAAGGACCAGGGCTCGGGCTCGCTGACGGCGCTGCCGGTCATCGAAACCCAGGCCAACGACGTGTCGGCCTACATTCCGACCAACGTCATCTCGATCACCGACGGCCAGATCTTCCTGGAAACCGACCTGTTCTTCCAGGGCATCCGTCCCGCGGTGAACGTCGGTCTGTCGGTGTCGCGCGTCGGCTCCTCGGCGCAGACCAAGGCCACCAAGAAGGTCGCCGGCAAGATCAAAGGCGAACTGGCGCAGTACCGCGAAATGGCGGCGTTCGCGCAGTTCGGCTCCGACCTCGACGCCTCGACCCAGCGCCTGCTCAACCGCGGTTCACGCCTCACCGAGCTCTTGAAGCAGCCGCAGTTCTCGCCGCTGAAGATGGAAGAGCAGGTCTGCGTCATTTGGGCCGGCACCAACGGCTATCTCGATCCGCTGCCGGTCAACAAGGTGCGCGCGTTCGAGGACGGCCTGCTCTCGCTGCTGCGCGGCAAGCACGTCGAGATCCTCAACGTGATCCGCGACAGCCGCGATCTCTCCGACGATACCGCTGCCAAGCTGAAGTCGGTGGTCGAGGGCTACGCGAAGTCTTTCGTATAA
- the lpdA gene encoding dihydrolipoyl dehydrogenase produces MATYDLVVIGTGPGGYVCAVRAAQLGMKVAVVEKNATLGGTCLNVGCMPSKALLHASEMFEEAGHSFAKMGVSVPAPKLDLPAMMNFKQQGIDGNVKGVEFLMKKNKVDVLKGTGRILGTGKLEASADGKSQVVETKNIVIATGSDIARLKGIEIDEKRIVSSTGALSLDKVPGRLLVIGAGVIGLELGSVWRRLGSEVMVVEFLDRILPGMDGEIAKQFQRILEKQGFAFKLGSKVTGVEANSKALLAKIEPAAGGAAETIEADVVLVCIGRVPYTDGLGLKEAGVALDNRGRVQIDPHFATSLKGVYAIGDVVAGPMLAHKAEDEGVAVAEIIAGQAGHVNYDVIPGVVYTTPEVSSVGKTEEELKQAGVAYTVGKFPFTANGRSKVNQTTDGFVKILADAKTDRVLGVHIIGREAGEMIHEACVLMEFGGSAEDLARTCHAHPTRSEAVKEAALAVGKRAIHM; encoded by the coding sequence ATGGCTACCTACGATCTCGTCGTCATCGGCACCGGACCTGGCGGTTATGTCTGCGCGGTGCGCGCAGCCCAGCTCGGCATGAAAGTCGCCGTGGTCGAAAAGAACGCCACGCTCGGCGGCACCTGCCTCAATGTCGGCTGCATGCCGTCGAAGGCGCTGCTGCACGCCTCCGAGATGTTCGAGGAAGCCGGCCATTCCTTCGCCAAGATGGGCGTCAGCGTCCCGGCGCCGAAGCTCGACCTGCCGGCGATGATGAACTTCAAGCAGCAGGGCATCGACGGCAACGTCAAGGGCGTCGAGTTCCTGATGAAGAAGAACAAGGTCGACGTGCTCAAGGGCACCGGCAGGATCCTCGGCACCGGCAAGCTCGAGGCCTCCGCCGACGGCAAGTCCCAGGTGGTCGAGACCAAGAACATCGTCATCGCCACCGGCTCGGACATCGCGCGTCTCAAGGGCATCGAGATCGACGAGAAGCGCATCGTCTCCTCGACCGGCGCGCTGTCGCTGGACAAGGTGCCCGGCAGGTTGCTGGTCATCGGCGCCGGCGTGATCGGTCTTGAGCTTGGCTCGGTGTGGCGCAGGCTCGGGTCCGAAGTCATGGTGGTCGAATTCCTCGACCGCATCCTGCCCGGCATGGACGGCGAGATCGCCAAGCAATTCCAGCGCATCCTTGAAAAGCAGGGCTTTGCCTTCAAGCTGGGCTCGAAGGTCACCGGCGTCGAAGCGAACAGCAAGGCATTGTTGGCGAAAATCGAACCCGCTGCCGGCGGTGCCGCCGAGACGATCGAGGCCGACGTCGTTCTCGTCTGCATCGGCCGCGTGCCCTACACCGATGGGCTCGGCCTCAAGGAAGCGGGCGTCGCGCTCGACAATCGCGGCCGCGTGCAGATCGACCCGCATTTCGCCACCAGCCTGAAGGGCGTCTACGCCATCGGCGACGTCGTCGCCGGCCCGATGCTTGCGCACAAGGCCGAGGATGAAGGCGTTGCGGTCGCCGAGATCATCGCCGGGCAGGCCGGCCACGTGAACTATGATGTCATCCCGGGCGTCGTGTATACCACGCCGGAAGTGTCCTCCGTCGGCAAGACGGAGGAGGAATTGAAGCAGGCAGGCGTCGCCTATACCGTCGGGAAGTTTCCCTTTACCGCCAACGGTCGCTCCAAGGTCAACCAAACGACTGATGGCTTCGTGAAGATTCTCGCAGATGCGAAGACCGATCGCGTGCTCGGCGTGCACATTATCGGCCGCGAAGCCGGCGAAATGATCCATGAAGCATGCGTTCTCATGGAGTTCGGCGGCAGTGCGGAAGATCTCGCGCGCACCTGCCACGCCCATCCGACCCGCTCGGAAGCCGTCAAGGAAGCCGCGCTTGCAGTCGGCAAGCGGGCCATCCATATGTAG
- a CDS encoding DUF4337 domain-containing protein, which produces MSAHESMEHAEHVEHASGSNKKIALLIAVLALFLAISETLGKGAQTESISKNVQAANLWAFFQAKSIRRTLVLTAAEQGKLTLGSATDDTKAAVQKQIDDWTKTAQRYRSEPETGEGTEQLAERAKHAEHDRDEATAKYHHFELASAAFQIGIVLASATIITGMFALAYISGVLTLAGLLMTALGLWWPHLLHLH; this is translated from the coding sequence ATGAGCGCACATGAAAGCATGGAGCATGCCGAGCACGTCGAACACGCGTCCGGCTCGAACAAGAAGATCGCGCTCCTGATCGCCGTGCTGGCGCTGTTCCTGGCGATCTCGGAGACGCTCGGCAAGGGCGCCCAGACCGAATCGATCAGCAAGAATGTCCAGGCCGCCAATCTCTGGGCATTCTTCCAGGCCAAGAGCATCCGTCGCACCCTGGTGCTGACCGCAGCCGAGCAGGGCAAGCTCACGCTGGGATCTGCGACCGACGACACCAAGGCGGCGGTGCAGAAGCAGATCGACGACTGGACGAAGACTGCGCAGCGCTACCGCTCCGAGCCCGAGACCGGCGAGGGCACCGAGCAGCTCGCAGAGAGGGCCAAGCACGCCGAGCACGACCGCGACGAGGCAACCGCGAAATACCATCACTTCGAGCTGGCGTCGGCGGCGTTCCAGATCGGCATCGTGCTGGCCTCAGCCACCATCATCACCGGCATGTTCGCGCTGGCCTATATCAGCGGCGTGCTGACGCTCGCCGGTCTCTTGATGACCGCGCTCGGCCTGTGGTGGCCGCATCTGCTGCATTTGCATTGA
- a CDS encoding septal ring lytic transglycosylase RlpA family protein yields the protein MLSLKTLGTVTRPRTAIAFVAATLLIGGTATEASAKSRHHRHYHHHHRHHAQADTNATSAWRNANASMTPSSGTGRSFSGMASYYGNESGSRTASGQRFNQHAMTAAHRSLPFGTKLRVTHGGQSVIVTINDRGPFVRGRVLDLSTGAARAIGLTGAGVGRVTAEVVS from the coding sequence ATGCTGTCTTTGAAGACGCTGGGCACTGTGACCCGGCCGCGCACAGCGATCGCTTTCGTTGCCGCAACTCTGCTCATCGGTGGAACTGCCACCGAAGCTTCCGCCAAATCCCGGCATCACCGGCATTATCATCACCACCACCGTCACCATGCTCAGGCCGATACCAACGCGACCTCCGCTTGGCGCAACGCCAATGCCTCGATGACGCCATCGTCGGGCACCGGCCGCAGCTTCTCCGGCATGGCCTCCTATTATGGCAACGAGTCCGGCAGCCGCACGGCCTCGGGCCAGCGCTTCAACCAGCACGCCATGACCGCAGCGCACCGTTCGCTGCCGTTCGGCACCAAGCTGCGCGTCACCCACGGTGGCCAGAGCGTCATCGTCACCATCAATGACCGCGGTCCGTTCGTTCGCGGCCGCGTCCTCGACCTCTCCACGGGCGCTGCCCGCGCGATCGGCCTCACCGGCGCCGGCGTCGGCCGCGTCACTGCGGAAGTCGTCTCCTAA
- a CDS encoding F0F1 ATP synthase subunit delta yields the protein MAAEDTSVSGVSGRYATALFELARDQKVVDEIKADLEKFEALLNESADLKRLVRSPVFAAEAQSRALSAVLDKAGIAGISANFLKVLTANRRLFAVSDVIRAYRALVARFKGETTADVTVAEALSDKNLDALKVALKSVTGKDVALNVKVDPAIIGGLVVKLGSRMVDGSLRTKLNSIKHAMKEAG from the coding sequence GTGGCTGCAGAAGATACGTCCGTTTCAGGTGTGTCCGGTCGTTATGCAACGGCCTTGTTTGAACTGGCCCGCGACCAGAAAGTGGTTGACGAGATCAAAGCCGATCTCGAGAAATTCGAGGCTTTGCTGAACGAAAGCGCCGATCTCAAGCGCCTCGTCCGCAGCCCGGTGTTCGCCGCCGAGGCCCAGTCCAGGGCTCTGTCGGCCGTGCTGGACAAGGCCGGCATCGCCGGCATCTCCGCCAATTTCCTCAAAGTGCTGACTGCCAATCGCCGCCTGTTCGCGGTGTCGGACGTTATCCGCGCCTACCGCGCCCTCGTCGCCAGGTTCAAGGGTGAGACGACGGCCGACGTCACCGTGGCGGAAGCGCTCTCGGACAAGAATCTCGATGCCCTCAAGGTTGCCCTGAAGTCGGTGACCGGCAAGGACGTCGCGCTGAACGTGAAAGTCGATCCCGCGATCATCGGTGGCCTCGTCGTCAAGCTGGGCAGCCGCATGGTCGATGGTTCGCTTCGCACCAAACTCAATTCGATCAAGCACGCGATGAAAGAGGCAGGCTGA
- a CDS encoding F0F1 ATP synthase subunit epsilon, with product MATFHFDLVSPEKLAFSGEVDQVDIPGVEGDFGVLAGHAPVVAAIRPGILTITTGGRHEKIIVLGGLAEVSERGLTVLADVATSLAELDRAQFAATISEMEEGLKEHEGSELDQAIERLDHFKSIQHQISTTAMH from the coding sequence ATGGCCACCTTCCACTTCGATCTCGTGTCTCCGGAAAAGCTCGCCTTCTCTGGCGAGGTCGACCAGGTCGACATCCCCGGCGTCGAGGGTGACTTCGGCGTGCTGGCAGGACATGCGCCGGTCGTGGCGGCGATCCGGCCCGGCATTCTCACCATCACTACCGGCGGCCGCCACGAAAAGATCATCGTGCTCGGCGGTCTTGCGGAGGTCTCCGAGAGGGGCCTGACCGTGCTCGCCGACGTCGCGACGTCGCTGGCCGAGCTCGACCGCGCCCAGTTCGCTGCGACCATCTCGGAGATGGAAGAAGGGCTGAAGGAGCACGAGGGCAGCGAGCTCGATCAGGCCATCGAGCGGCTCGACCACTTCAAGAGCATCCAGCACCAGATCAGCACCACGGCTATGCACTAA
- a CDS encoding F0F1 ATP synthase subunit gamma, producing the protein MASLKDMRVRIASTKATQKITKAMQMVAASRLRRAQQAAEAARPYADKMSAVIANIAGAAAGSPGAPALLAGTGKDQVHLLLVCTGERGLSGAFNSSIVRLARERAMALMAQGKDVKFFCVGRKGYEQLRRLFDRQIVEHLDLRGVRQLGFVNAEDIAKKVLARFDAGEFDVCTLFYAQFKSVIAQIPTAQQIIPLTVEEKAANAPATSYEYEPEEDELLSRLLPRNIAVQIFRALLENNASFYGAQMSSMDNATRNAGEMIRKQTQIYNRTRQAQITKELIEIISGAEAL; encoded by the coding sequence ATGGCGTCACTTAAAGACATGCGCGTCCGCATCGCCTCCACCAAGGCGACGCAAAAGATCACCAAGGCCATGCAGATGGTTGCGGCGTCGAGATTGCGCCGCGCCCAGCAAGCGGCCGAGGCGGCGCGGCCCTATGCCGACAAGATGAGCGCGGTGATCGCCAATATCGCCGGCGCCGCCGCGGGCTCGCCCGGCGCGCCGGCATTGCTGGCCGGCACTGGCAAGGACCAGGTTCACCTGCTGCTCGTCTGCACCGGCGAGCGCGGCCTGTCCGGCGCCTTCAACTCCTCGATCGTGCGTCTTGCCCGTGAGCGCGCCATGGCGCTGATGGCGCAGGGCAAGGACGTGAAATTCTTCTGCGTCGGCCGCAAGGGCTATGAGCAGCTCCGCCGCCTGTTCGACAGGCAGATCGTCGAGCACCTCGACCTGCGCGGCGTTCGCCAGCTCGGCTTCGTCAACGCCGAGGATATCGCCAAGAAGGTGTTGGCGCGCTTCGACGCCGGCGAGTTCGATGTCTGCACGCTGTTCTACGCGCAATTCAAGTCGGTGATCGCCCAGATCCCGACCGCGCAGCAGATCATTCCGCTGACCGTGGAAGAAAAGGCGGCGAACGCGCCGGCGACATCCTACGAATACGAGCCGGAGGAGGACGAGCTCCTCTCCCGCCTGTTGCCGCGCAATATCGCGGTGCAGATCTTCCGCGCACTGCTCGAGAACAATGCCTCGTTCTACGGCGCGCAGATGAGCTCGATGGACAACGCCACCCGCAACGCCGGTGAAATGATCCGCAAGCAAACCCAAATCTACAACCGAACCCGTCAAGCCCAGATCACCAAGGAGCTGATCGAGATCATCTCCGGCGCCGAGGCGCTCTGA
- a CDS encoding tyrosine recombinase XerC encodes MSKAAAPPTELASADPSIAQEMTRWLSHLGAERRLSPKTLEAYGRDLRQCLDFLCAHWGERVTLKRFAALEATDVRAFMAMRRADDIAGRSLMRALAGLRSFGRFLEREGKGKVGALSAIRAPKVAKSLPKPLPMASAKRLADADERAGEERETWILARDAAVMALLYGSGLRISEALGLKRREVPRPGEGDVLIVTGKGNKTRMVPVLQNVLELVQEYVSMCPYPLPAEGPIFVGARGGPLSPRIIQLAMERLRGALGLPDSATPHALRHSFATHLLSRGGDLRAIQELLGHSSLSTTQVYTGIDSERLLEVYASAHPRR; translated from the coding sequence ATGAGCAAAGCGGCCGCCCCACCCACCGAGCTCGCCAGCGCCGATCCCTCGATCGCGCAGGAGATGACGCGCTGGCTGTCGCATCTCGGCGCCGAGCGGCGGCTGTCGCCGAAGACGCTGGAGGCCTATGGCCGCGACTTAAGGCAGTGCCTGGATTTCCTCTGTGCCCACTGGGGCGAGCGCGTCACGCTCAAGCGCTTCGCTGCGCTGGAAGCGACTGACGTCCGCGCCTTCATGGCGATGCGCCGCGCCGATGATATTGCCGGCCGCTCGCTGATGCGCGCGCTCGCGGGCCTGCGCTCGTTCGGCCGCTTCCTCGAGCGCGAGGGCAAGGGCAAGGTCGGCGCGCTCTCCGCGATCCGCGCGCCGAAAGTCGCAAAAAGCCTGCCGAAGCCGTTGCCGATGGCGTCGGCCAAGCGCCTTGCGGATGCCGACGAGCGCGCCGGCGAGGAACGCGAGACCTGGATCCTGGCGCGCGACGCTGCCGTGATGGCGCTGCTGTACGGATCCGGCCTGCGCATCTCCGAAGCGCTCGGTCTGAAGCGCCGGGAGGTGCCGCGGCCCGGCGAAGGCGACGTGCTCATCGTGACAGGCAAAGGCAACAAGACGCGCATGGTGCCGGTGCTGCAGAACGTGCTGGAGCTGGTGCAGGAATATGTTTCGATGTGCCCGTATCCGCTGCCGGCGGAAGGCCCGATCTTCGTCGGCGCGCGCGGCGGCCCTTTGAGCCCGCGCATCATCCAGCTCGCGATGGAGCGGCTGCGCGGTGCGCTCGGGCTACCCGACAGCGCGACGCCGCATGCGCTCCGTCACTCCTTCGCCACGCATCTGCTGTCGCGCGGCGGCGACTTGCGTGCCATCCAGGAATTGCTCGGCCATTCCTCGCTCTCGACCACGCAGGTCTACACCGGCATCGACTCCGAGCGCCTGCTCGAAGTCTACGCGAGTGCGCATCCGCGGCGGTGA
- a CDS encoding primosomal protein N': MDHTPRSTTAPTNTTGMVDVLVPVALDQTYSYKVPRGMELKAGDLVGVPLGPREVLAVVWGENANPDPRLHNRLKEVSEKLDIAPLKPELRSVVDWVANYTLSPRGMVLRMCLRMGENLGPERVRPGVRLVGDPPRRLTPARQRVIEALSDRLLHGKSEAAREAGVSAGVIDGLVDEGTLTVEPMPPPPPPPAPDPDFGRPDFTPLQRAAVDTMRALAANGTFHVALLDGVTGSGKTEVYFEAVAGAIRRGKQSLILMPEIALTGQFLDRFAQRFGVRPIEWHSELTPRIRARNWAAISAGTAPVVVGARSALFLPYANLGLIVVDEEHDQAYKQDEGVHYHARDMAVVRAHIAKIPVVLASATPSVESEVNARKNRYQRIALPSRFGGQHMPHIEAIDMRREPPARGRFISPRLAGEIRTAIERRGQALLFLNRRGYAPLTLCRACGHRFACTICDAWLVDHRFRQRLVCHHCGFSMPRPHLCLNCSAEESLVAVGPGVERLQEEAAALFPQARTMVLSSDLITSIETMRSELAEIAEGRVDIIIGTQLVAKGHNFPRLNLVGVVDADLGLSNGDPRAAERTWQLLNQVIGRAGREQGRGVGYLQTHQPDHPVMKALIACDREAFYDSEIDLREKTLYPPFGRLASLIISAGDRPSAEGLGRRLVALAPRDERVAVLGPAEAPLAVIKGRYRFRILVKSARGFDLSDYLRNWLAVCPKPTGNQKLEVDVDPQSFL; encoded by the coding sequence ATGGATCACACGCCGCGTAGTACGACCGCCCCCACCAACACGACCGGCATGGTCGACGTGCTGGTGCCGGTCGCGCTCGACCAGACCTATTCCTATAAGGTGCCGCGGGGGATGGAGCTGAAGGCGGGCGATCTCGTTGGTGTGCCGCTCGGGCCGCGCGAGGTGCTCGCCGTGGTCTGGGGCGAAAACGCCAATCCCGATCCGCGCCTGCACAACCGTCTCAAGGAGGTTAGCGAGAAGCTCGATATCGCGCCGCTCAAGCCCGAACTGCGGTCCGTGGTCGATTGGGTTGCCAATTACACGCTGAGCCCGCGCGGCATGGTGCTGCGCATGTGCCTGCGGATGGGCGAGAATCTCGGCCCCGAGCGGGTGCGCCCCGGCGTGCGCCTGGTCGGCGATCCGCCGCGGCGGCTGACGCCGGCACGCCAGCGCGTGATCGAGGCGTTGTCGGACCGGCTGCTGCACGGTAAGTCCGAAGCGGCCAGGGAAGCTGGCGTCTCGGCCGGCGTGATCGACGGCCTCGTCGACGAAGGCACACTCACGGTCGAGCCGATGCCGCCGCCTCCGCCGCCGCCCGCGCCCGATCCGGATTTCGGCCGGCCGGATTTTACGCCGCTGCAGCGCGCCGCGGTCGACACGATGCGCGCGCTCGCCGCCAACGGAACGTTCCACGTCGCACTGCTCGACGGCGTCACTGGCTCGGGCAAGACCGAGGTCTATTTCGAGGCGGTCGCGGGAGCCATCCGCCGCGGCAAGCAATCGCTGATCCTGATGCCGGAGATCGCGCTCACCGGCCAGTTCCTCGACCGTTTCGCGCAGCGCTTTGGCGTACGGCCGATCGAATGGCATTCCGAGCTCACGCCGCGCATCCGCGCCCGCAACTGGGCCGCGATCTCCGCAGGCACCGCGCCGGTCGTGGTCGGCGCGCGCTCGGCACTGTTTCTGCCTTATGCCAATCTCGGCCTCATCGTCGTCGATGAAGAGCACGACCAGGCCTACAAGCAGGACGAGGGCGTGCACTATCACGCCCGCGACATGGCGGTGGTGCGCGCGCATATCGCAAAGATCCCGGTGGTGCTGGCCTCTGCGACGCCCTCGGTGGAGTCCGAGGTCAACGCGCGCAAGAACCGCTATCAGCGCATCGCGCTGCCCTCGCGCTTCGGCGGCCAGCACATGCCGCATATCGAGGCCATCGACATGCGCCGCGAACCGCCCGCGCGCGGCCGCTTCATCTCGCCGCGGCTTGCCGGTGAGATCAGAACCGCGATCGAGCGGCGCGGGCAGGCGCTGCTGTTCCTCAATCGCCGCGGCTATGCACCGCTGACGCTGTGCCGTGCTTGCGGCCATCGCTTCGCCTGCACCATCTGCGATGCCTGGCTGGTCGATCACCGCTTCCGCCAGCGCCTGGTCTGTCATCATTGCGGCTTCTCGATGCCGCGTCCGCATCTCTGTCTGAACTGTTCGGCCGAGGAATCGCTGGTTGCGGTCGGGCCCGGCGTCGAGCGCTTGCAGGAGGAGGCCGCCGCGCTGTTTCCGCAAGCCCGCACCATGGTGCTGTCGAGCGATCTCATCACTTCGATCGAGACGATGCGTAGCGAGCTTGCCGAGATCGCGGAGGGTCGCGTCGATATCATCATCGGCACGCAGCTCGTCGCCAAGGGCCACAATTTCCCGCGGCTCAATCTCGTCGGCGTGGTCGATGCGGATCTCGGCCTCAGCAACGGCGATCCGCGCGCGGCGGAACGCACCTGGCAATTGCTCAACCAGGTAATCGGCCGCGCCGGGCGCGAGCAGGGTCGCGGCGTCGGGTACTTGCAGACCCACCAGCCCGATCATCCCGTGATGAAGGCGCTGATCGCCTGCGACCGCGAGGCCTTTTACGATAGCGAGATCGATCTGCGCGAGAAGACGCTCTATCCGCCGTTCGGCCGGCTCGCCAGCCTGATCATCTCCGCGGGCGACCGGCCAAGCGCCGAAGGACTTGGCCGCCGCCTCGTCGCGCTCGCGCCGCGTGACGAGCGCGTCGCGGTGCTCGGGCCGGCGGAAGCGCCGCTCGCCGTGATCAAGGGCCGCTACCGCTTCCGCATCCTGGTTAAATCGGCCCGCGGTTTCGATCTGTCGGACTATTTGCGCAACTGGCTAGCGGTCTGCCCGAAGCCGACAGGCAATCAGAAGCTCGAAGTTGACGTCGATCCGCAGAGCTTTTTGTAA